A region of Ornithodoros turicata isolate Travis chromosome 5, ASM3712646v1, whole genome shotgun sequence DNA encodes the following proteins:
- the LOC135395413 gene encoding ganglioside GM2 activator-like: MLDGRVTVLGCAAWLLLLLPLLNADGSNHSVPLQESNDAGSSNVPITGDDDGSLGSDDDVFEGNTTEEVPMLRRGLARLDFNNCGEETDPLYITGFDVTPNPIEIPGPLAVGISFRLNENVTTPVSVQLEMKKRLNFLFGLSTWFTIPCLPSGVGSCDYEDICKLALFSKDVCLDPDTDEEMDCKCPFHQGDWKMKPSTFNIPGIPEDIPSYLLQGEFSIKATMYKEEQQIACYSVDVDVNL, from the exons ATGCTAGACGGACGAGTCACTGTGCTGGGCTGCGCCGCTTGGCTGCTGCTCCTGCTGCCACTTCTCAATGCGGACGGATCCAATCACAGTGTACCGTTGCAAGAGTCCAACGATGCCGGCAGCAGCAACGTGCCGATCACTGGGGACGACGACGGTTCACTCGGAAGTGACGACGATGTATTTGAAGGTAACACGACGGAG GAAGTCCCGATGCTCCGTCGAGGCCTGGCGAGGTTGGACTTCAACAACTGCGGTGAAGAAACAGATCCTCTCTACATCACTGGCTTCGATGTGACACCGAACCCCATTGAAATCCCAGGGCCTCTGGCGGTGGGAATCAGCTTCAGGCTCAATGAGAACGTAACTACACCCGTATCG GTTCAGCTGGAAATGAAGAAAAGGCTCAATTTCCTGTTCGGGCTGTCGACGTGGTTCACCATCCCGTGTCTTCCCAGCGGCGTTGGATCCTGTGACTATGAGGACATTTGCAAATTGGCTCTCTTCTCCAAAGACGTTTGTTTAGATCCGGACACGGACGAAGAAATGGACTGCAAGTGTCCCTTTCATCAG GGCGACTGGAAAATGAAGCCATCCACGTTCAATATTCCCGGGATACCCGAGGATATTCCTTCCTATCTCTTGCAAGGCGAATTCTCCATCAAGGCCACCATGTACAAGGAAGAGCAACAGATTGCCTGCTACTCGGTGGACGTTGACGTTAACCTCTAA